In a single window of the Atlantibacter hermannii genome:
- the relA gene encoding GTP pyrophosphokinase, with product MVEILSMLSMDSDTLRAALLFPIADADVVSEEVLEESVGKSIVTLIHGVRDMDAIRQLKATHNDSVSSEQVDNVRRMLLAMVDDFRCVVIKLAERIAHLREVKDAPEDERVLAAKECTNIYAPLANRLGIGQLKWELEDYCFRYLRPAEYKRIAKLLHERRIDREHYIDEFVGLIRKSIKEEGVKAEVYGRPKHIYSIWRKMQKKHLAFDELFDVRAVRIVAERLQDCYASLGIVHTLFRHLPDEFDDYVANPKPNGYQSIHTVVLGPGGKTVEIQIRTRQMHEDAELGVAAHWKYKEGTVSGGHAGYEDRIAWLRKLIAWQEEMADSGEMLDEVRSQVFDDRVYVFTPKGDVVDLPAGSTPLDFAYHIHSDVGHRCIGAKIGGRIVPFTYQLQMGDQIEIITQKQPNPSRDWLNPNLGYVTTSRGRAKIHNWFRKQDRDKNILAGRQILDDELAHLGISLKEAEKHLLPRYNFNEVEELLAAIGGGDIRLNQMINFLQSKFNKPSAAEQDAAALKQLKQKTFQPQNRSKDNGRVVVEGVGNLMHHIARCCQPIPGDDIVGFITQGRGISIHRADCDQLTELQSHAPERIVDAVWGESYSAGYSLVVRVTANDRSGLLRDITTILANEKVNVLGVASRSDTKQQVATIDMDIEIYNLQVLGRVLGKLNQVPDVIDARRLHG from the coding sequence ATGGTGGAAATCCTCTCCATGTTAAGCATGGATAGCGATACGTTGCGCGCCGCGCTGTTATTCCCCATCGCCGACGCAGACGTGGTCAGCGAAGAGGTGCTCGAAGAGAGCGTCGGCAAATCCATCGTCACCCTGATCCATGGCGTGCGCGATATGGACGCTATCCGCCAGCTTAAAGCCACCCACAATGATTCCGTCTCTTCCGAACAGGTCGATAACGTGCGCCGCATGCTGCTGGCGATGGTGGATGATTTCCGCTGCGTGGTAATCAAGCTGGCTGAGCGTATCGCCCATCTGCGCGAAGTCAAAGACGCGCCGGAAGACGAACGCGTCCTGGCGGCGAAAGAGTGCACCAATATTTACGCCCCGCTGGCTAACCGGTTAGGCATTGGTCAGTTGAAATGGGAGCTGGAGGATTACTGCTTCCGCTACCTGCGCCCGGCAGAATATAAACGCATCGCTAAATTGCTGCACGAGCGGCGGATCGATCGCGAACACTACATCGACGAGTTCGTAGGACTGATCCGCAAATCGATTAAAGAAGAAGGCGTAAAAGCCGAGGTTTATGGCCGTCCGAAGCATATCTACAGCATCTGGCGCAAAATGCAGAAAAAACACCTCGCGTTTGATGAGCTGTTTGATGTGCGCGCGGTGCGCATCGTGGCGGAGCGCTTGCAGGACTGCTACGCCTCGCTGGGTATCGTTCATACGTTATTCCGTCATCTGCCTGATGAGTTCGATGACTATGTGGCGAACCCGAAACCGAACGGCTATCAGTCCATTCATACCGTGGTGCTCGGCCCTGGCGGCAAAACGGTAGAGATCCAAATTCGTACCCGTCAGATGCATGAAGACGCCGAACTGGGCGTTGCCGCGCACTGGAAATATAAAGAAGGCACCGTTAGCGGCGGTCACGCCGGTTATGAGGACCGCATCGCCTGGCTGCGTAAGCTGATTGCGTGGCAGGAAGAGATGGCCGACTCCGGCGAGATGCTCGATGAGGTCCGCAGCCAGGTGTTTGACGATCGCGTGTATGTGTTTACGCCGAAAGGCGATGTGGTGGATCTGCCCGCAGGCTCAACGCCGCTGGACTTCGCCTATCACATTCACAGCGACGTGGGGCATCGCTGCATCGGGGCAAAAATCGGCGGGCGCATCGTTCCCTTTACCTATCAGCTGCAAATGGGCGATCAGATCGAAATCATCACCCAGAAGCAGCCGAACCCGAGCCGCGACTGGCTGAACCCCAATCTGGGCTATGTCACCACCAGCCGCGGGCGCGCCAAAATCCATAACTGGTTCCGTAAACAGGATCGCGACAAAAACATTCTTGCCGGTCGCCAGATCCTCGACGACGAACTGGCGCATCTCGGCATCAGCCTGAAGGAAGCGGAAAAACATCTGCTGCCACGTTACAACTTTAATGAAGTGGAAGAGTTGCTGGCAGCGATTGGCGGCGGGGATATCCGTCTCAATCAGATGATTAATTTCCTGCAATCGAAATTCAATAAGCCGAGCGCGGCCGAGCAGGATGCGGCGGCGTTGAAGCAGCTCAAGCAGAAAACGTTCCAGCCGCAAAACCGTAGTAAAGATAATGGTCGCGTGGTGGTGGAAGGCGTGGGGAATCTGATGCATCACATCGCTCGCTGCTGCCAGCCAATTCCGGGGGATGATATTGTCGGATTTATCACCCAGGGACGCGGTATTTCTATCCATCGCGCCGACTGTGACCAGCTCACCGAGTTGCAGTCGCATGCGCCGGAACGCATTGTCGACGCGGTGTGGGGCGAAAGTTACTCCGCTGGCTATTCACTGGTGGTGCGCGTGACGGCCAACGATCGCAGCGGGCTGTTGCGCGATATCACCACGATACTGGCCAACGAAAAAGTCAATGTGCTTGGCGTAGCCAGCCGCAGCGATACGAAGCAGCAAGTGGCGACCATCGACATGGACATAGAAATCTACAACCTGCAGGTATTGGGGCGCGTACTGGGCAAACTGAATCAGGTGCCTGACGTTATCGACGCCCGCCGTCTGCACGGCTAA
- the pyrG_2 gene encoding CTP synthetase: MTTNYIFVTGGVVSSLGKGIAAASLAAILEARGLNVTIMKLDPYINVDPGTMSPIQHGEVFVTEDGAETDLDLGHYERFIRTRMSRRNNFTTGRIYSEVLRKERRGDYLGATVQVIPHITNAIKERILEGGEGHDVVLVEIGGTVGDIESLPFLEAIRQMAVEVGREHTMYMHLTLVPYMAAAGEVKTKPTQHSVKELLSIGIQPDILICRSDRAVPANERAKIALFCNVPEKAVISLKDVDSIYKIPGLLKSQGLDDYICKRFSLNCPEANLAEWEQVIYEEANPAGEVTIGMVGKYIELPDAYKSVIEALKHGGLKNRVTVNIKLIDSQDVETRGDEVLKGLDAILIPGGFGYRGVEGKIATARYARENNIPYLGICLGMQVALIEFARNVANMDNANSTEFVPDCKYPVVALITEWRDEDGNVEVRSEKSDLGGTMRLGAQQCQLDDESLVRKLYGAPTIVERHRHRYEVNNLLLKQIEAAGLRVAGRSGDDQLVEIIEVPNHPWFVACQFHPEFTSTPRDGHPLFAGFVKAATEYQKRQAK; this comes from the coding sequence ATGACAACGAACTATATTTTTGTGACCGGCGGGGTCGTTTCCTCTCTGGGTAAAGGCATTGCCGCAGCCTCCCTCGCAGCCATTCTTGAAGCCCGTGGCCTCAACGTAACTATCATGAAACTGGATCCGTATATTAACGTCGATCCGGGCACCATGAGCCCTATCCAGCACGGGGAAGTGTTCGTTACTGAAGACGGCGCTGAAACCGATTTAGACCTCGGCCACTACGAGCGTTTTATCCGCACGCGTATGTCGCGTCGCAACAACTTCACCACAGGTCGCATCTATTCCGAGGTTCTGCGTAAAGAACGTCGTGGCGACTATCTTGGCGCAACCGTTCAGGTTATCCCGCATATCACTAATGCTATCAAAGAACGCATTCTTGAAGGCGGCGAAGGCCATGACGTCGTGCTGGTGGAAATCGGCGGTACCGTAGGTGATATCGAATCCCTGCCGTTCCTTGAAGCGATTCGCCAGATGGCGGTTGAAGTGGGCCGCGAGCACACCATGTATATGCACCTGACGCTGGTTCCGTATATGGCGGCGGCGGGTGAAGTGAAAACCAAACCGACTCAGCACTCTGTTAAAGAGCTGCTTTCCATTGGTATTCAGCCAGATATTCTGATTTGCCGTTCCGATCGCGCAGTCCCTGCTAATGAACGCGCCAAAATTGCTTTATTCTGTAACGTTCCAGAAAAAGCGGTTATTTCTCTGAAAGACGTCGATTCCATCTATAAAATTCCGGGCCTGTTGAAATCACAGGGGCTGGACGATTATATTTGTAAACGATTCAGCTTGAACTGCCCTGAGGCAAATCTGGCAGAATGGGAGCAGGTGATTTACGAAGAAGCCAATCCTGCGGGCGAAGTAACCATCGGTATGGTCGGCAAGTACATTGAATTGCCTGATGCCTACAAATCGGTGATTGAAGCGCTAAAACACGGCGGCCTGAAAAACCGCGTCACGGTCAACATCAAGCTGATTGATTCGCAGGATGTGGAAACCCGTGGCGACGAAGTGCTGAAAGGTCTGGATGCGATCCTGATCCCTGGCGGCTTCGGCTATCGCGGCGTGGAAGGCAAAATCGCCACTGCGCGCTATGCGCGTGAAAACAATATTCCTTACCTGGGCATTTGCCTGGGGATGCAGGTTGCTTTGATTGAGTTTGCCCGTAACGTGGCAAACATGGACAACGCCAACTCAACCGAATTTGTGCCAGACTGTAAGTACCCTGTCGTGGCGCTTATCACGGAGTGGCGTGATGAAGACGGCAATGTCGAAGTACGTTCTGAGAAGAGCGACCTCGGCGGCACCATGCGCCTGGGCGCACAGCAGTGCCAGTTAGATGATGAAAGCCTGGTTCGCAAGCTGTACGGCGCACCAACCATCGTTGAACGTCACCGTCATCGTTATGAAGTCAACAACCTGTTACTGAAACAAATTGAAGCAGCGGGTCTGCGTGTTGCGGGTCGTTCCGGCGATGATCAACTGGTCGAAATCATCGAAGTGCCGAATCACCCCTGGTTTGTGGCGTGTCAGTTCCATCCGGAATTCACCTCCACACCGCGTGATGGACACCCACTGTTTGCAGGCTTCGTGAAGGCCGCAACTGAGTATCAGAAGCGTCAGGCGAAGTAA
- the glxK_1 gene encoding glycerate kinase, whose protein sequence is MKIVIAPDSWKESLSALEVATAIEDGFRQIFPDAEVVKIPMADGGEGTVEAMVAATQGRIVTLSVTGPLGEPVEAFYGLSGDEKQAFIEMAAASGLESVPTARRDPRITTSWGTGELIRHALDAGVRHIIIGLGGSATNDGGAGMVQALGAGLLDAQGEQIAGGGEALSQLERIDTRRLDPRLAECRIEVACDVTNPLTGEEGATAVFGPQKGATPDMVRQLDEALTHYGKIIERDLDKSVLTLKGGGAAGGMGVALYAFCGAELRQGVEIVTEALSLDAAVRHADLVITGEGRIDSQTIHGKVPIGVARVAKRYDIPVIGIAGSLTKDVGVVYDHGLDAIFSVIPRICTLDEALENAADNLRMNARNIAAVMKLARAKP, encoded by the coding sequence ATGAAAATTGTTATCGCTCCTGATTCATGGAAAGAGAGTCTGTCTGCGCTGGAGGTTGCGACCGCCATTGAGGACGGCTTCCGGCAGATTTTTCCCGATGCGGAAGTGGTAAAAATTCCCATGGCCGATGGCGGCGAGGGAACGGTCGAGGCGATGGTGGCCGCGACTCAGGGACGAATCGTGACGCTCAGCGTCACCGGACCGTTGGGCGAGCCCGTTGAGGCGTTTTACGGATTATCCGGCGATGAAAAACAGGCGTTTATTGAAATGGCGGCGGCGAGTGGTCTGGAGTCTGTACCGACGGCGCGCCGCGACCCGCGTATCACCACCAGTTGGGGAACCGGCGAATTAATCCGTCACGCGCTGGATGCAGGCGTGCGGCATATCATAATCGGCCTCGGCGGCAGCGCCACCAACGACGGTGGGGCAGGCATGGTGCAGGCGCTGGGCGCAGGCTTGCTGGATGCACAGGGCGAGCAAATCGCGGGTGGCGGCGAAGCGCTGAGTCAGCTTGAGCGCATCGACACCCGGCGGCTGGACCCGCGTCTTGCGGAATGCCGCATAGAAGTGGCTTGCGATGTCACCAACCCGCTTACGGGCGAAGAGGGCGCAACGGCGGTATTCGGCCCGCAAAAAGGGGCAACGCCTGACATGGTCCGCCAGCTTGATGAGGCATTGACCCATTACGGCAAAATTATTGAGCGCGATCTCGATAAGTCCGTATTAACCCTGAAAGGCGGTGGCGCGGCGGGGGGAATGGGCGTGGCGCTGTACGCCTTCTGCGGCGCGGAGCTGCGCCAGGGCGTAGAGATCGTGACAGAAGCACTATCGCTTGATGCCGCCGTGCGTCATGCGGATTTGGTGATCACCGGCGAAGGGCGTATCGACAGCCAGACCATCCATGGAAAGGTGCCGATTGGCGTGGCTCGCGTGGCGAAACGCTATGACATTCCGGTGATTGGCATTGCAGGTAGCCTGACGAAAGATGTCGGGGTCGTCTATGACCACGGGCTGGACGCGATATTCAGCGTGATCCCGCGCATTTGCACGCTGGATGAAGCGCTGGAGAACGCCGCCGACAATCTGCGAATGAACGCCCGCAATATTGCTGCTGTCATGAAGCTGGCTCGGGCAAAACCCTGA
- the rumA gene encoding 23S rRNA (uracil-5-)-methyltransferase RumA, translating into MAQFYSAKRRVTTRQIITVTVNDLDPFGQGVARHDGKALFISGLLPGECAEVTLTQDKRNFGHATVKKRLTDSPARVTPRCPHFGVCGGCQQQHASVALQQSSKAQSLARLMNHPVDNIIASPEWGYRRRARLSLNYLSRAQTLEMGFRKAASSDLVDIRQCPVMVPRLEALLPELRICLNGLQGVRRLGHVELVLADNGPLMVLRHTEPLSANDKQKLEQFSHQHDVALFLAPQSDALEHITGDEPYYHSDGLRLTFSPRDFIQVNDAVNQQMVARALEWLDVQPTDRVLDLFCGMGNFTLPLARRAQSVVGVEGVPALVAKAQRNAESNGLKNVIFFHENLEEDVTRQPWAAQGFDKILLDPARAGAPGVMQHVVKLMPRRVVYVSCNPATLARDSEELLRAGYHIQQLAMLDMFPHTGHLESMVLFVRHE; encoded by the coding sequence ATGGCGCAATTCTACTCTGCAAAGCGACGCGTGACGACGCGTCAGATCATAACCGTAACGGTAAACGACCTTGACCCCTTTGGCCAGGGCGTGGCGCGGCACGATGGGAAAGCATTGTTTATCAGCGGCCTACTGCCCGGCGAGTGTGCAGAAGTCACGCTTACTCAGGACAAACGCAATTTTGGACATGCCACGGTAAAAAAACGGCTCACCGACAGCCCGGCCCGTGTCACGCCGCGCTGCCCGCATTTTGGCGTATGCGGCGGCTGCCAGCAGCAACATGCCAGCGTTGCGCTCCAGCAAAGCAGTAAAGCGCAGTCCCTGGCGCGGCTGATGAACCATCCCGTTGACAATATTATCGCCAGCCCGGAGTGGGGCTATCGCCGCCGTGCGCGGTTAAGCTTGAATTATTTGTCACGTGCGCAAACCTTAGAGATGGGATTTCGTAAAGCGGCATCCAGCGACCTGGTGGATATCCGGCAATGCCCGGTTATGGTGCCCCGGCTTGAGGCGTTGCTGCCGGAGCTTCGGATCTGCCTGAATGGCTTACAGGGTGTTCGGCGACTGGGACATGTGGAACTGGTGCTGGCGGATAACGGCCCGCTGATGGTGTTGCGTCATACGGAGCCGTTATCGGCGAACGATAAACAGAAACTGGAACAGTTCTCGCATCAGCATGACGTTGCGCTCTTTTTAGCGCCGCAGAGTGATGCGCTGGAACACATCACCGGCGATGAGCCTTACTATCATTCTGACGGTCTACGCTTAACCTTTAGTCCGCGCGACTTTATTCAGGTGAATGATGCGGTGAATCAGCAGATGGTGGCGCGGGCGCTGGAATGGCTGGATGTGCAACCGACTGACCGGGTACTGGATCTGTTTTGCGGAATGGGCAATTTTACGCTGCCGCTTGCCCGCCGCGCCCAAAGCGTGGTGGGTGTGGAAGGCGTACCGGCGCTGGTTGCCAAGGCCCAACGGAACGCAGAGAGTAATGGCCTGAAAAATGTCATCTTTTTTCATGAAAATTTGGAAGAAGATGTTACCCGTCAGCCCTGGGCAGCGCAGGGATTTGATAAGATATTGCTGGACCCGGCCAGGGCGGGCGCGCCGGGCGTGATGCAGCATGTTGTGAAATTAATGCCGCGTCGCGTGGTCTATGTTTCCTGTAATCCGGCAACGCTTGCGCGGGATAGCGAAGAATTACTGCGGGCGGGATACCACATTCAGCAGTTGGCGATGTTGGATATGTTCCCCCACACTGGGCATCTGGAGTCTATGGTGCTGTTTGTACGGCATGAGTGA
- the barA gene encoding two-component sensor kinase/response regulator, with protein MTNYSLRARMMILILAPTVLIGLLLSIFFVVHRYHDLQRQLEDAGASIIEPLAVSSEYGINQNNRESTRQLISVLHRRHSDIVRAISVYDRNNNLFVTSNAHAKSEILQLPPGSALPKELTAHRQGTMLIMRTPIISESYSSDESASTDAKPDGNMLGYVALEMDLSSVRLQQYKEMFVSVLMLLLCILCAMIFAWRLMRDVTSPIRNMVNTVDRIRRGQLDSRVEGFMLGELDMLKNGINSMAMSLAAYHEEMQHNVDQATSDLRETLEQMEIQNVELDLAKKRAQEAARIKSEFLANMSHELRTPLNGVIGFTRLTLKTDLNPTQRDHLNTIERSANNLLAIINDVLDFSKLEAGKLILESIPFLLRNTLDEVMTLLAHSAHDKGLELTINIKNDVPDNVIGDPLRLQQVLTNLVGNAIKFTESGNIDIFVEKRAISHSKVQIEVQIRDTGIGIPERDQSRLFQAFRQADASISRRHGGTGLGLVITQRLVNEMGGEISFHSQPNRGSTFWFHINLDLNQNVVVDRQTTENLAGRRIAYIEPNPSAAQSTLGILATTPLTVIYSPTFAGLTDDHYDILLYATSVTQREPLTMQHELLAKAATMTDCLLLALPCHAQVDAEALKKEGAAGCLLKPITETRLIPLLLEHCPNGQPALRPVDEQGKLPMTVMAVDDNPANLKLIAALLEDHVQHIELCDSGLQALERAKAQPLDLILMDIQMPEMDGIRACELIRQLPHHQHTPVIAVTAHAMAGQKEKLLAAGMNDYLAKPIEEEKLRALLLRYQPGQVVASQPAPAIANVDPQPDVTLDWQLALRQAANKPELARELLHMLLEFLPEVRNTLEEQLVGEKPEGLVEIIHKLHGSTGYSGVPRLKKLCHLIEQQLRSGTPATELEPEMLELLDEMDNVAREARKILG; from the coding sequence ATGACCAACTACAGCCTGCGGGCACGCATGATGATTCTGATCCTGGCGCCAACCGTGCTTATCGGGTTGCTGCTGAGTATTTTCTTTGTCGTCCACCGCTATCACGATTTACAACGCCAGTTGGAAGACGCTGGAGCCAGCATTATTGAGCCGCTGGCGGTATCCAGCGAATATGGCATTAACCAGAATAACCGCGAATCCACCCGCCAGCTCATCAGCGTTTTGCACCGCCGCCATTCGGATATCGTGCGGGCTATCTCGGTATACGATCGGAATAATAACCTGTTCGTGACCTCAAACGCCCATGCGAAAAGCGAGATTCTCCAGCTTCCGCCAGGCAGCGCGCTACCGAAAGAACTGACCGCTCACCGTCAGGGCACGATGTTGATTATGCGCACGCCCATCATCTCAGAAAGCTATTCGTCAGATGAGTCAGCCTCAACGGACGCTAAGCCCGATGGGAATATGCTGGGCTACGTGGCGCTGGAGATGGATCTCAGTTCGGTACGCCTGCAACAATATAAAGAGATGTTCGTCTCGGTATTAATGCTGCTGCTTTGCATATTGTGCGCGATGATTTTTGCCTGGCGGTTGATGCGTGACGTGACCAGCCCGATCCGCAATATGGTGAATACCGTTGACCGTATCCGGCGCGGGCAACTGGACAGCCGCGTGGAAGGTTTCATGCTGGGCGAGCTGGATATGTTGAAAAACGGCATTAACTCGATGGCGATGTCGCTGGCGGCTTATCACGAAGAGATGCAGCACAACGTCGATCAGGCGACGTCCGATCTGCGGGAGACGCTGGAGCAGATGGAAATCCAGAACGTCGAACTGGATTTAGCCAAAAAACGCGCCCAGGAAGCCGCACGTATCAAATCGGAATTCCTGGCTAATATGTCCCATGAATTGCGTACCCCGCTCAATGGCGTCATCGGCTTTACCCGTCTGACGCTGAAAACAGACCTCAATCCTACCCAGCGCGATCACCTTAATACGATTGAACGTTCGGCCAATAATCTGCTGGCCATTATTAATGATGTGCTGGATTTCTCGAAGCTGGAGGCGGGCAAACTCATCCTTGAAAGCATCCCGTTCCTGCTTCGCAACACCCTGGATGAGGTGATGACGCTGCTGGCCCATTCGGCGCACGATAAAGGCCTTGAGCTCACCATCAATATTAAAAACGATGTGCCGGATAATGTGATTGGCGATCCGCTGCGCCTGCAACAGGTGCTCACCAATCTGGTGGGAAATGCCATTAAATTTACCGAAAGCGGCAATATCGATATTTTTGTCGAGAAGCGGGCTATCAGCCACAGCAAAGTGCAGATTGAAGTGCAAATCCGCGACACCGGCATCGGTATTCCTGAACGCGATCAGTCGCGATTGTTCCAGGCATTCCGTCAGGCGGATGCGAGTATTTCCCGCCGCCATGGGGGGACCGGGCTGGGTCTGGTCATCACCCAGCGGCTGGTAAACGAAATGGGCGGAGAAATATCTTTTCATAGCCAGCCAAACCGCGGCTCGACCTTCTGGTTCCATATCAATCTGGATTTGAACCAGAACGTCGTGGTTGATCGCCAGACCACTGAAAATCTTGCCGGACGGCGTATCGCCTATATCGAGCCTAATCCCAGCGCCGCGCAAAGCACCCTGGGTATCTTAGCCACCACGCCGCTGACCGTCATATACAGCCCGACGTTTGCCGGCCTGACGGACGATCACTACGACATTCTGCTTTACGCCACATCGGTGACCCAACGCGAGCCGCTGACCATGCAGCACGAACTGCTGGCTAAAGCCGCGACGATGACGGATTGCCTGTTGCTGGCCCTTCCCTGCCATGCCCAGGTGGATGCCGAGGCGTTGAAAAAAGAGGGCGCGGCAGGCTGTTTACTGAAACCCATTACCGAAACGCGGCTTATTCCGCTGTTGCTGGAACACTGCCCCAATGGTCAGCCCGCGCTTCGCCCGGTTGATGAGCAGGGCAAATTGCCCATGACGGTCATGGCCGTGGATGACAACCCGGCAAACCTGAAGCTCATCGCCGCGTTGCTGGAGGATCATGTTCAGCACATTGAGCTGTGCGACAGCGGGCTTCAGGCGCTTGAGCGGGCCAAAGCACAACCGCTGGATCTGATCCTGATGGATATCCAGATGCCGGAAATGGACGGCATCCGCGCCTGTGAACTGATTCGCCAGTTGCCCCATCACCAGCATACGCCGGTGATTGCGGTCACCGCCCACGCCATGGCCGGACAAAAAGAGAAGCTGCTGGCGGCAGGCATGAATGACTATCTCGCGAAGCCGATTGAAGAAGAGAAACTGCGCGCCCTGCTGCTGCGTTATCAGCCCGGCCAGGTGGTTGCCAGCCAGCCCGCGCCAGCGATAGCAAATGTTGATCCGCAACCCGATGTCACCCTCGACTGGCAACTGGCGTTGCGCCAGGCGGCCAATAAACCCGAGCTGGCCAGAGAGTTGCTGCATATGCTGCTGGAATTCCTGCCAGAGGTGCGTAACACCCTTGAAGAGCAACTGGTGGGTGAAAAACCAGAAGGTCTGGTGGAGATCATTCATAAACTCCACGGCAGTACAGGCTATAGCGGCGTTCCTCGCCTAAAGAAACTGTGTCATTTGATTGAACAGCAGTTACGCAGCGGGACGCCTGCGACGGAACTGGAGCCGGAAATGCTGGAACTGCTTGATGAAATGGATAACGTGGCGCGGGAAGCGCGGAAAATCTTAGGGTGA
- the mazG gene encoding nucleoside triphosphate pyrophosphohydrolase has translation MNQLDRLLGIMQRLRDPQTGCPWDKAQTFATIAPYTLEETYEVLDAIAREDFDDLRGELGDLLFQVVFYARMAEEQGRFDFNEICRAISDKLERRHPHIFGDANFTDSEQVLANWEKTKSAERAEKAQHSTLDDIPESLPALMRAYKIQKRCAAVGFDWTTLGPVVDKVHEELDEVMHEANQAVVDEAKLEEEIGDLLFATVNLSRHLGSKAEIALQKANRKFERRFREVEKIIAAQGLKLEDATLDQMEAAWCEVKSQESDY, from the coding sequence ATGAATCAACTCGATCGCCTGTTGGGCATTATGCAACGCCTGCGCGACCCGCAAACCGGCTGCCCGTGGGATAAAGCCCAGACCTTCGCCACCATTGCCCCTTACACTCTGGAAGAAACGTACGAAGTGCTGGACGCGATTGCGCGTGAGGACTTCGACGATTTGCGCGGCGAGCTGGGCGATTTACTGTTTCAGGTGGTGTTTTACGCCCGGATGGCGGAAGAGCAGGGGCGCTTTGATTTCAACGAGATTTGTCGGGCGATCAGCGACAAACTGGAGCGCCGTCATCCCCATATCTTTGGCGATGCGAATTTTACCGACAGTGAACAGGTGCTGGCGAACTGGGAAAAAACCAAAAGCGCGGAACGGGCAGAAAAAGCCCAACATTCCACGCTGGATGATATTCCGGAAAGCCTGCCTGCGCTGATGCGCGCTTATAAAATCCAGAAACGCTGCGCGGCAGTAGGGTTTGACTGGACCACCCTCGGCCCGGTGGTGGACAAAGTGCATGAAGAGCTGGATGAAGTGATGCATGAAGCGAATCAGGCGGTGGTGGATGAGGCGAAACTGGAAGAAGAGATTGGCGATTTGCTGTTTGCTACGGTGAACCTGTCCCGTCATCTGGGCAGTAAAGCGGAGATAGCCTTGCAGAAGGCCAACCGCAAATTCGAGCGCCGCTTTCGCGAGGTGGAAAAGATTATTGCCGCGCAGGGCCTGAAACTGGAAGACGCAACGCTCGATCAGATGGAAGCCGCCTGGTGCGAGGTAAAAAGCCAGGAATCTGATTATTAA